Within the Candidatus Eisenbacteria bacterium genome, the region TGGTGCTCGGACGCGCGCACCTCGAAGCGCTCGCGGCGGTCGCCGGCGAGCGCGACCTGTGGATCATCAGCGACGAAGCGTACGAGCACCTGCTCTACGACGGCGCGAAACACGTGAGCTTCGCGTCGCTGCCCGGCATGGCCGAGCGGACGCTCAGCGTTTACACGTTCTCCAAGTCGTACGCCATGACGGGCTGGCGGGTGGGGTACGTGGTGGCGCCGCCCGCGATGCGCGCGGTCTTCGGCCCGCTGCTCGCCTTCTACACGACGCACGGCGTGTTCCCCGCGACCCAGCTCGCGGCGCTCGCGGCGGTGGCCGGACCGCAGGACTGCGTCGAGGCGATGCGTTCCGCCTACGACGAACGCCGCCGGCTGCTGCTGGGAGGGCTGCGCGACTGCGCGGCGATCCACACGCCGGTGCCGCTCGGCGCGTTCTACGCGTTCGCGAACATTCGCGAGGCGCGCGGCGACGGAGACGTCTGGGCGCTCGTCGAGCAGTGGCTCGCGATCGGGGTCGCGGCGCTGCCGGGCACCGCGTTCGGCGAGGCGTTCGGCGACTGGGTGCGGCTGGCGATGTGCACGCGGCGCGAGGACGTCGAGGAGGCCGCCCGGCGCCTCGCCGCGCACCACGCGGCGCCGGCGCGGACCTGACCGCCGTGCCCTGGTGCCCGGAGTGCGGAACCGAATACGGGCCCGAGACGGTCGCCTGCCCGGACTGCCGCGTCACGCTGGCGGACGAGCCCCCGCGGGATCCCGGCGACGTCCTGGTGGTTCACCGGGTGCCCGACGCCGCATCGGGCGCGCTGCTGCGCGGAGTTCTCGAGAACAACGGCGTGACCGCGGTGCTGCGCAGCACGAGCCTGCCGGGTTACGGCGACGTGCGGCGCGACTGGTCCACCTCCGCCTGGGGCGAGATCCTGGTCGCCGGGCGCGACTTCGACGAGGCGCGCGAGATCCTCGACGACTATCTCGAGGCGATTGATCGGGGCGGAGCGGTTCGCGACGAGGACGTCGAGGGCACGGGCGAGGAACCGTAACCACGCCGGTCGGCGGCCCCGCGACGGGCACGCGCTCCACGCCGATCGGCCGGACGCTTCGCTACTCGTCCTCGTCGTCCACCAGGATGCGGCGGCGGCCGGTCTCGGTCAGGTCCGCCGGGCGTTCCTCCCCGGCCGGCTCCTCTCCCGGGATCACGAACTGCGAACCGACGCGCTGCGGCACGATGACGCGGGACAGGGCGAGGTCGAACACCTGGTCCATGGAATCCACCGGAACCAGCTCGAGCCGTGACCGCACGTCGGCCGGAATGTCGGCAAGATCCTTCACGTTGGCGGCCGGAAAGATCAGCATGCGGATGCCCGCGCGGTAGGCCGCCAGCGCCTTCTCGCGCATGCCGCCCACCACGAGCACTTTGCCGCGCAGGCTCACCTCGCCGGTGAGCGCCACGTCGTGCCGGATCGGCCGGTCGCTCAGGACCGAGGCGATGACGAGCCCGACGGTCATGCCCGCCGAGGGGCCGTCCTTCGGCACGCCGCCGGCGGGGAAATGAATGTGGATGTCGCTGCCGCTGAACGCCTCGGCCTCGATCTCGAGGTCGTCCGCCCGCGAGCGCACGTACGAGTGCGCGGCCTGCACCGACTCGCGCATCACTTCGCCGAGCTGCCCGGTGAGCGTCACCCGGCCGGCGCCCGGCATGCGCAACGCCTCGACGACGAGGATCTCGCCGCCGGCCGCCGTCCACGCCAGCCCCATCGCCACGCCGACCTCGTCGTCCTTGCCGGCCATCTCGGGCTGGAACAACCGGCTGCCGAGATAGCCCTCGAGCTTCGGCGGCGTCACGAGATGGCGCCGGCCCTGTCCCATGACGCGCGCGCGCGCGACCTTCCGGCAGACCGTCGCCAGCTGGCGCACGAGCCCGCGCACGCCGGCCTCCAGCGTCCAGTGGCGGATCATCG harbors:
- a CDS encoding aminotransferase class I/II-fold pyridoxal phosphate-dependent enzyme, which encodes MPQLIADRPVLHATSDLARVMAAAKAREKAGERILHLERGEPDFDTPPHIVEALAKAARDGATHYPDQRGDVGLREALVAKLERENRMTAHPDDIVVTAGGTHGLFLAMQALLSAGDELLVLSPHWMALPKLVGFATGASMRSLPVYLELGPGGWSPAEFADRLRAALAPNTKGIYLNTPNNPTGVVLGRAHLEALAAVAGERDLWIISDEAYEHLLYDGAKHVSFASLPGMAERTLSVYTFSKSYAMTGWRVGYVVAPPAMRAVFGPLLAFYTTHGVFPATQLAALAAVAGPQDCVEAMRSAYDERRRLLLGGLRDCAAIHTPVPLGAFYAFANIREARGDGDVWALVEQWLAIGVAALPGTAFGEAFGDWVRLAMCTRREDVEEAARRLAAHHAAPART